The Cohnella abietis genome has a segment encoding these proteins:
- a CDS encoding WYL domain-containing protein translates to MNLFEKIFNYQVITRLDEAGSLALTSQERGWLKTLLEHPASSDAFTTGTLEKLKLMLEAETSTDIKEVIIEKARSREKQVYHPLLRTLRRIMIRSGGIRISYRIKHGGVKTDQSGFPYKLEYSMIKREWYLIWYNTRHHTLMSSKLLNIVSIEEVALPDAHARMLKVKLADLLDSRQEQAVIEIVQTYNQELSRILYAFSCFEKTVNYEEDSNTYRLRVTFLADESEFLLSKVRFLGMRVRIVEGDKLIRRMKESASKALARYGVVE, encoded by the coding sequence ATGAACCTGTTTGAGAAAATTTTTAATTATCAGGTCATCACTCGCCTAGACGAAGCAGGTTCCCTAGCATTAACCTCTCAGGAGCGGGGTTGGTTGAAAACATTATTAGAGCACCCGGCATCCTCCGACGCCTTTACAACTGGGACATTAGAAAAGCTAAAGCTGATGCTGGAGGCTGAAACATCTACTGATATTAAAGAAGTCATCATTGAAAAGGCAAGAAGCCGTGAGAAGCAAGTCTATCATCCTCTTCTGCGTACTCTGCGCCGGATTATGATACGTAGTGGAGGTATACGGATCTCCTACCGAATTAAACATGGTGGTGTAAAAACGGATCAGTCTGGGTTTCCCTATAAGCTGGAGTACTCCATGATAAAGCGAGAATGGTACTTAATCTGGTACAACACCCGACATCACACGCTAATGTCATCGAAGCTTCTCAACATCGTCTCCATTGAAGAAGTGGCGCTACCTGATGCTCATGCCCGAATGCTGAAAGTAAAGCTTGCCGATCTGCTTGACAGTCGCCAGGAGCAAGCTGTCATTGAGATTGTTCAAACATACAATCAGGAGCTGTCTCGTATTTTGTATGCTTTCTCTTGCTTCGAGAAAACAGTTAACTACGAGGAAGATTCGAATACCTATCGGCTTCGTGTTACATTCCTAGCAGATGAAAGTGAATTCCTGTTATCTAAAGTTCGTTTTCTAGGAATGCGGGTACGAATTGTAGAGGGCGATAAACTCATACGTCGGATGAAAGAGTCCGCTTCTAAGGCGCTTGCGCGTTATGGAGTAGTGGAGTGA
- a CDS encoding helix-turn-helix transcriptional regulator: MAKESFDKEIQFLRMLSLAGGAYSRQQFAERLGISVHTFDKTLRNLKEIMNTVYQRLPQDQGKELSEGLRYNYYESADPLLLFLFRAKSLKESESIRLSLILTALQHKSLTTLEVMDACSENMPDTFSLPDEKTIRGDLKYLEEIGVILKSKGSRPYGYKAANDLVTRLSDDELIDLYDFVDIMANTQVPSVQGYLLRDNLKKALRQRGLDVTVVEPYLYKYHYHSRILDEAHLYTVFLAIQQRKKLSFLYLSPKRTKSYASKNTNPLFERETEGVAVIVIPLRVIYDHQYGRWYLVAHNSRQGIMKFRMEGLTQIEQEDTVEEAEFAHKLTNLEEQLRYSWVTDTGRSMKVIARFHNPDSFGPNFVKERVLSQGQWGTITEESDSTFLYEIIVNGLFEIKPWLRSFGSSCEVLEPASLRREFIAEWKEIQAYYEPV, encoded by the coding sequence ATGGCAAAGGAAAGCTTTGATAAAGAAATTCAATTCCTCCGCATGCTATCGCTCGCCGGCGGTGCTTACAGCCGACAGCAGTTCGCAGAACGCCTCGGTATATCCGTACATACGTTTGATAAGACATTACGTAATCTCAAGGAAATTATGAACACTGTTTATCAGCGTCTCCCACAGGATCAAGGAAAAGAGCTATCGGAGGGCCTGCGATACAATTACTACGAGTCTGCCGATCCGCTACTCCTCTTTCTTTTTCGTGCCAAATCCCTAAAGGAATCAGAAAGCATTCGGTTATCCTTAATATTGACGGCGCTGCAGCACAAGTCCCTGACGACCTTAGAGGTGATGGACGCCTGCAGTGAAAATATGCCTGATACTTTTTCTCTCCCTGATGAAAAAACAATTCGTGGTGATCTTAAATATTTAGAAGAGATTGGTGTCATCTTAAAATCTAAGGGTAGTCGTCCCTATGGCTACAAAGCTGCAAATGACTTAGTGACCCGATTATCCGATGATGAGCTTATCGACCTCTATGACTTTGTTGATATTATGGCTAATACGCAGGTTCCATCCGTTCAAGGATACTTGCTGCGTGATAATTTGAAAAAGGCACTCCGGCAGAGGGGCTTGGATGTGACTGTAGTGGAGCCCTACCTCTATAAGTATCACTATCATTCTCGCATTTTGGATGAAGCGCATTTATATACTGTTTTTCTAGCTATTCAGCAGAGAAAAAAGCTGAGTTTTCTTTATCTATCGCCAAAAAGAACGAAGAGTTATGCCTCCAAAAATACGAATCCACTCTTCGAACGCGAAACGGAGGGTGTTGCAGTAATCGTCATTCCCCTTCGTGTCATATACGACCATCAATACGGACGGTGGTACCTCGTTGCTCACAATTCTCGGCAAGGAATTATGAAGTTCAGGATGGAAGGATTAACACAAATCGAGCAAGAGGATACCGTCGAGGAAGCGGAATTTGCACATAAGCTTACTAACTTAGAGGAACAACTGAGATATAGCTGGGTGACCGATACAGGCCGTTCGATGAAGGTCATTGCTCGATTCCACAATCCCGATAGCTTTGGGCCCAACTTTGTTAAGGAACGGGTGCTTTCTCAAGGACAGTGGGGCACGATTACAGAAGAGTCTGATTCTACTTTTCTCTATGAAATTATAGTTAATGGATTATTCGAGATTAAGCCGTGGCTTCGCAGCTTCGGTTCTAGCTGTGAGGTACTGGAGCCAGCTTCGTTAAGGCGGGAGTTCATCGCGGAATGGAAGGAGATACAAGCTTATTATGAACCTGTTTGA